tctcgggcgcctgggtggctcagtggattaagccgctgccttcggctcaggtcatgatctcagggtcttgggatcgagtcccgcatcaggctctctgctcagcagggagcctgcttccctctctctctctctctctggctgcctctctgtctacttgtgatttctctctgtcaaataaataaatcttaaaaaaaaaaaattgcagatttCTCCATGGCTACAGTCAGCTGTAGTTAAGTGGCAACTGCTAGGCTGTGAAGGGTGTAATCCACTCTTTAGTTCCCTAGGGGCCTGCTTCATCCTCTTACACCACCTTGCTGGTCCTACACTTGAACCCTGATACCTGAATAATCACCTCTCACACAATGGGGAAAATGAGGTACAAAGtcactctgagaagcaaacaCAGCTTACATCCCCAACGACTCAGCTTTGTGTGTGAATGGGAGAGGACACAAAGTGggcaaaatagtttttaaaagcatCTGGAATGGTTTCTCTAAACACACCGATGTGTTGGgggagcaaaggaaggaaagtgaTGGGGTTGGAGACATCAGTGacgaaagggaaggggagggcatGGCTCTCGGGAAGGCTTTATGCCCGCTTGGTAGCCAGAGACATTGTGAAATTCACCAGCCCATTTCTCCGTGATGCCATGACCCACAGACGACACCCAGGCTCCAAGCGCAATGTCAGCTGGAGAAGGCCCCATGTGCAGGGGCTAACTTCTGGAGATATGTCCACTTTCTCCTCTAAATTTTACAAACTCTATTTCCTTGAATGAAGTCACTATCGCTTTGGACCCGAACCACGGCAGAACTGCTTTTACTAAGTGACTTTCTGTCCTGCTTGCCAGTCTACGTGACTGGTGCTTCAGGACATGCCCGAGGTGCTGGACTCAGCATCAGCATGGTCCTGGGGCTTTCACTCCTAATATTGGGTTTCTGGATTCAGTATTGGGAATACACGTGTTTTCTCTGAGAAcctgattattttgttttgttgctgttttgtgtgtgtgtgtttaaacatTGCAAACATCATAAAGGTTATACCACATCTGATTTCTCTCTTTGCACTGGTGGGTTAAAGGCCACAATCAAATCCATGGCCAGCCTCCATCAAGTACAGGGGACATAGTGGGAAGGGACACATTTGGAtacttcattctgtttttttttttttttcttaatttcctagactttaattttcctttgttctttttcttgactattaatttttaagtgctttttaaaGTGTCTTATTGCTATCAGATATTACACAAATACAGAATGAATAACCAAAGTGGGCATTCCAGAAGGCAAGGAGTATCTTTGGTTAAACTAGCTCAGGTAAAAGGAAATGCTTATGGGTACTAGTTGATTGCAACATATAGTTGAATATTTTAACCACACAACGCCTGCccattaatttaaaattcaatttaattctatCTTTGTTCATTTTCCCCAAGTCTTTGATGTAAATTCCTAGTTTCATCAAGATTTAGGACTTGTTTGATAAAATAGGGAGGGTAGGTCTTCTAATTGGTGTCTCTCACTATAGTTACTGGTGTCTGAGATGTGCTGGGTGATATGAGAGGATCCTCTGTCCTACCCCATCCCAGGGACCCTACCTCCAGGCAGGCTCTGGTCATCCTCCGTAAAGATCCTGGCCTTCTTCAATCTCAGAACCTAGTGTAAACCATGCATGATCTTAGTTTATATGAAGTAGAGGGAattcaaatttctgtttttcatgttACCCTTTGTCAATGACTATTTTCTGGGATATGTCAAGATTTGAATCCAAGTCCTGTTGGGATATTTTCCTTCCAGTTTATCTCCAAAGTGAAAATCTACCAACCTCACTTCCTTTTCTAGAACATTTCTATACTATTAATGTGTTGTTGGAAAAGAAGGAGTATGGATATTAAGTGTGTCTGTATGTCTACATAGGAGAGGGgataatgaagatttttaaaattatgggtgTGATATGAACAAAACATTCCTGAGTgcacaaaaagagagagaccttGCATCCTGCTGTTCTTTGCACTGGACAGCATGGGCCGGTGTTGATTGAGGACAACTTGTTTGGGTTTGGAAATTGAGGGTGGTTTGGTACAGGAATGGCTGTGGGGTGATTCCAGGAGAAGGCACTGTGCAGCTTACATACAAGGCATATAAGGCAAGTTTGGCATTTGCAACTCATGGAGCTTCTTTTCTGGTTGAAGACAAAGGCTTGCCTATGTAGCCCAACTAGGGAAAAGTTCAAGAGTGTGATAAATTTACTACCTCACATATTAAAACTAAAGACTGCAATAAATGCACTCACAGTTCTAAATTCAACCCATAACCAATTAATGACAGACTTTCTTGGAGAGCACTTAGTTTTGCTTTAGGTACCCTCCTTAAATTGTAGTGAAAATGCTCATATTTGGTGATTGGAGTTTCATGGATTTCATAATTTACATAATTACAACCATGTCttacggcccttcttttcatacCTTCTGTTATGTTCTAAAACTATCAATGCAACTTATTTTCTAAGGAGTTTTAAAATACTGTCTCTTAAGTTTCTCCAGCTTCGGAGCTGCATGGCGAAACCCATTAGATCCTGGGTCTGGACTAGTTAATACTACTGAAGTGAGTATGACTATTCATGGTTCCAGCAACTTATAAAGTTCAGATAACTTAACATGGCAATTCAAGTGACTTGGTAACTTAGCATTTAAAATTCCCGTTTCTTAGGTAAATACTTAATCATGCAGGACATTCCCTGTTGGTTTTCTCATCTTTCCAGGGCTAAGACTTCTCCATCCTCTCATTGATGGAGGAAGGTCTGGTGTGAATCTCATCTTCATGCTGAGGCTTAGCTGGACCTGCCTGTTCTTTGAAATCTGCCTCTACTACCATTGCGTCCACTAAGGAAGTGTGCCCCTTATGGTCTCTAGTCACCGAGTCCTTCACTCTGCACCTTCTTTGCCAACAATACAAGCCCATTCAAATTCCCCAAATGCTCTTAACTAACCTCCACGCCTCTGTCTACTAAACATGGGGAAATGTATGGCTGCTCTTGCACTTTATCCTGGGGCTGTGAGAGATTGAGAGTAGGGTGGCTGGAGGATAGGACAGGCCATTTCAGAAATGCCTTTGGCAACATTTAACCttgggaagataaaaagaaacctgtggggcacttgggtggctcagtaggttaagcttctgccttcagttcaggccatgaccctggggtcctgggattgagctccacatggggtttgctgctcagcagggagcatgcttctctctctccctttacccctcccatgctcattctctctctcttgaatatataaataagatctttaaaaaggggggggggcagggaaaccTTGTATATAATAAAGTCAGGAGGCCAGAAAGGGAGCTCTTATGCCCTACCACTTGTTGACAATTGCAACCATAACAGTAAGAATCATACCTTGCTGGTCCATACTACTTTAGAGGTTTTATCAccccagcaggaggaagaaggTTTTCTTCTTGCCCAGCAACTACCCAGCCAATGAGAAACACCTACAACTCAGCCAGTGAAAAGCCACCATACTTCAAACTCTCAGTTTACTTCAATGGGCTTTTGTTTGTAATAGCCCTTCCCAATTCCCCCTTTCCTATATGGAAGatccttcctctcctttgttctctgaACTTGCCTATAGTTTTGCTACAGCTTGCATGTTCTGATTTACAATTCTTTGTTATTCctgaataaatcctttttttccttgtaaaataactgatggttttatttttaaagttaacacTCTGTACATACTTTTCTACTCTCTTGGCTGCCCTGTGATGAAAGAAGCCCTCAAAGGATTTCTTGTCTGGGTTTCAGTTTTCAATTTGGGAGCTAGTTCTCCCCACTCTCAGATGTCTGTCTTTTCCAGGAGGATGGTCTCTACCAACTTCCCAAGAGTTTTGACGCTTGGAGGGGTAATTGTGTGAATCCTTTTCTTGAGAGATCCTGCACTGGCTATATACTCTCTAAATATTCTCCAAGATCCTTAAACCCAGCTCAGAAAACATTCTTATTGCTTGTGTGGTGGAGAAATGGCTTATACATCATCATATGTTTTTCCTCCTTATGTTTTATGTTATAAACTCTATGCACTTAATGCTCCAGGATTTGCCTTTGAAGagctaatttttttcctctttttttaaaaccattgtATCTTCCCCTCTCAAGAGACTATTTTGAAATTCAAAGTGAAGAATTTGACTTGCTGAATTCAGCTCTTGCTAGGTTCTTCAGTACTTTTCTCTCTCTAGGATAAAAGCCTTAGCCTAAAGATCTAATTTTAATGGTGGAAATGTTGTAGGGTAAAAATAAATGCCAAGAAGTAAGAATACAtctgtcaatattttaaaatattttacagctACTTATATGATATGAACTGAATGACTTAGGTGGTCTAgtaaaaaattttcctctttgggGAGGAATCGGAAAGAATCTAGGCACATGTGTAAAGATATTAACTTTAAATGGTTTTCAAAATTTACCATAAGAGgcagatttttctctccctcttggcTTTGAAAATATTCCTTATGTCACCCTCTTCTTTTTCATGATCCTCCATAACCTGGGAGGGTTAGCTGGCAAAATTCCATACAGTAAGCAAGACTTACTGCCATTTAAGAGCCTTGCACTATCTCCTTGGGGAAAGACAAAACTCTGTGGCTAAAAATGTCAAGTCTGGGATCTTAAAGTTCTACCAGAGAAACTGTGGGGAATGTTAGTCTCTTAGTGGGAAATAGGTTGGATCACTGGAATGTCTTTTTCCCAGCTTGTTAATGTCTATGATTCAAGGAAGACAAACCTTAAAAAGAACGCAGAAAGTATAATTTTTAGAGAACAGAGGTGAACACTAGTTACTTTAATatgttgaaaaacatttttatgaatttttcataAACACTGCAACTGATGACATAATCATCACATTCAAAAGAATCAATGCTTATATTATCATGGATTTAAGTCCCTAATTGGGAAGAGGCCAAAATTCCCAGATTTCCCAGATTTCAGTTCATGATAGTAAACttgtatttctttcaaaatattcacAGAATGCAGTGCGAATGGAGATGTTTTATTCCCAACATGGACAGTTGAAATGAAACTCCTTTCTTTGAGTATTAGCACACCAGTATACACTCCACTGAAAAAGGATTCTTGACTGACATATGTATTATGTTTACATCTGTaagaatgtgtatgtatatgcatgtgtatctaaaactttatatatacacacaattttTCAACATTGAAAGGTATTTTTACCCACTAGAAAGAGTTTGATATTTCAATCTCTCGAATGATAATTTTACATCATGGACTAGTGTTTAAGAGTGTGGGTGCTGGACTTTGATTGTCCAGCTAAAATCATTaattagttgtgtgaccttgggcaagatactGAAGATTTTCATATAGCAATAACCTCATCTCTAAGATGGCAGCCATAACTGCATCTGCCCCATGAAGTGGTTGTGGGGATTAAGTAAATTAGAACATGGCACTgtataaagtacaaaataaatgtgAACTTTCAGTAATATTACTGGTATATGCAAGGCCCATGCGAGCAGCTTTGGGGGTTAAAAGAGACAGTCCTTACCCTTATATGGCTTACTGTCTAGTGGGGAACTCAAGCTATGGTCttatataaagttaaatattcaTACCTGAGACGAAAATCAACTGTTCAGTTTAGCTGCATGGACCAACCTCTTAAATATAGAAGCCATAAGGGCTGGTGACCTGGACCAGAGGAATATCTTTATAGAAAATGTTAGACTTAGTCTCACATTTGTTTCCCTTCACCTGATGTTTATCTCTCTGACATGATGAAAATAGGCTCAAGGCACATTGTATAATATGCACCCTTTGCAGTGGCCCCGCCTACGTCAATCTTGCAGTGGTTTAACGGTGGGCCGGGCAAGCAGTCCATGACGCAGCTGTTGATGCTGGATTAAGGGTCTTAACAGAGGCTGGTTGAGCTGAGAGTGCTCTGAGAAGCAGGCCAGCACACCAATTTCTGTTTGCAGAGGAACAGTGACTACTTCAGcggatttttaagttttttttttttttttcctgagatttacAGACAATTCCAGACTGTGGTTATCCAGTTTAAGAGGTCATTCTGTACAAGGACGAGCATGAAACTGCATGTCTAATTGCCAGATAAATATTACAGTTAATAACTTCTCTGTGAGATAAAAGACAGGACTGCTCTCTGTGGTCTGGGATGTTCAAGGAAGGCCTAGGGAAGAAGTGGTTATGAAAGGGCCTTCAACAAAAATTTAAGGTAATCTTTGGATTAATCCCCTTTCAATCAAATATTAATTcccctaatttaattttttataaagaggaatgcatttatttatttaattatttttaattttaagtaggtcccaagcccaatgtggggcctaagatcaaaagtcatatgctctatcaactgagccaacAAGGCACACCATCccctaacttaatttttaaaatttatcactCTAGATTTTCCCCTACATCCTGTCCCTGACTGGTGCTCATTTTGAAAGATAATTCTGTGTCTAAGTTATGAGTTTAACAAGTTTTCATAGGTTCATTTGAGTATATAACCTTCACCTGTTAAATTGCTTCTGTGGGGAAAATAGGTATTTTGAATTTCAGACAATCAATTTACAAACCCAAAGTAGAGTTTTTTAAAACTCTACTTTGTTGGTTCTTTCACTCAGCAATTAAGGAGGAGTGCTTTTCATTAGTATCAGACACTGGTTGGCCCATATGAACAAAAGATACCTACTCTGACATTCTGGAGAGGAGATCCAGTTAAACAATACACAGAATTAAGAATTGGAAGGCAGTAAGTGCTAAGGGATAATGAAAAAGTAGCACAGGGTAAGAGAGATGAGATGGGTGGTAATTTTAAATAGGATGGTCACTGTGAGGGTTACACTTAAGCAAAGTATGAAGGGAGCCAGCCAAGATGACCAACCCCAAGTGGGGCTAGAGTATTtagggcagaaggaagagccagtgcaaaggcccggaAGCAGGAGCTTACCTAGTGAGTCTGAAGAATAGCTAAGAGACCAGTATAGTTGGAAGAGGGGGGGAGAGACTAGATGATGAGGTCAGAGAAGTAAGTGGCAGGAGGAAACTTGCTAGATCATAGAAAGCCTCGCAGGACTGTAGAAGTTTTGAGAAAGTCAGTGGTCACTTGCACTGGGCGGGCTTAAAGCTAGGCCTGCGGGTatcaaaataatttctcttttccccagTGTCCTATACTTCAACTTTAATGTAGATACAAATAAACTGAGATCTTGCTAAAATTCAAATTCTGGTTTGGTAGGTCTGGGGCAGGGCCTGAAATTCGCCTTTTTTAACAAGGTTCAAGGTGATGCCAGGCTGCTGGTCTATAGCCACACACTGACCAGTAAGAGTAAAGAGGTGCTGAGTTCCCAGGGGCTCTGGAACTTACCTCTCCATTAGCTGGGTACAAGGGCTTTCTTGTTCTTCGTGAGCCTGAAAGGACAACCTTAAGAGGTTTTTGTTCACTTTCCTCTTGCTCATGGTCTCACCACTGGTCTCCCCATTTCAAAGTCCTATCACTTGGCTAGTAAGAGCATGGTCTAGAACTCCCTCCAGGAACAAGAGATAGGTTGTCTGGCTGTTTCCATGCAGGATCTAAGAAGTTTCTAGGGCCTCCTCGCTGCCACTGTGGAGGCTCTGACCACATTCCTATTTTACTCCAATTACAGAAGTTCTGACTTGTGGCTTTCACTCCTGGTCCTATATACTTTGAGTGAAAGACCAGCCCTGTAATCTAGGCTTGAGGCAGCTTAGAGGATGTGGGTTATACTCCTAGGTAGAAGAGAGAATACCCTGCAAGGCTGGCCTTCTGCAGAGCAGGCCTGGGAGGACTATCTACTTGTGAATATAAAGCAAGGTCAAAAGCCAGATAGCCAGATGGATTTGAACTGTGCTTCTATTCCTTACTGTGTAATATCAGGAATACTCCTTGGGGTCCTGGAGCCACAGTTCTCTCATCCGGAAAGTAGGAACACCACCCCCACTACCCTCATTTATCGAGAGGATGCAGATACAGCATGGAGTCAGGTGCCTGGTTCATACTGATGCTCACAAAATACTGGTTATTTTTATAATCACGGGTAACATCCCACCACCTATCAAATCGCTTTGTGACCTGGCCCGACGGTACCCACCTCTACATTCTCGGAGCTCAGGCACCGTGGCAAACCCCTCCGCAAAGGCTTTCAAAGACAAAACAGAGGGGCCAACAACAGTTTCCTCGAGGCAAATGTCACTAGAGGTAATCAAGGAACGGAAGATGTTTAGTTTAGAAAGAAGATgatggggagggggatggggatggACGTGATGGCTGTCGTCATATTGTCTTGTGTGAGAGTGATCAGACGTGCTCTACGAGATCCAGCCGGCACGCTGCGACCCACCGGAAGCAACGAAAGGAAAGCACGCCCGCCTCCAACAGACACAGCGAGGCACGGTGCGATGGAGGAGGGGGTGTCTGGGAGGGTCGGCTCCTGCGCAGCTGCGGCCGCGGAGCCAATCGCCGCGCGCAGCCCGTCCTCGCGCGACGGTACAGTCGTACAGCCGTGACGTCGACGGTTGCCATGGAGAGGCCCGCTCGCTGGGGACCGCGAGCTGGCGCCAGGGGCGGCGGGGTCGGAGCGTGGCTTTGAAGCCGCTTCCGCTACCACCATGAGCGGCCGAAGTCGGGGTAGAAAGTCTTCCCGCGCCAAAAGCCGGGGCAAAGGCCGCGGCAAGGCCCGAGTCCGCGCTGCTCCTGCCGACGCCCCCCGCGACCCGGACCCGCCACAGTGCCAGAGGCTCGGGGAGGAAACCCAGGCGGCACAGGTGCAGGCTGGCGCGGGTTGGGGTGGCCTGGAAACCGCTGCGCCCGCGCCGTCCCGTCGGCCCGGGGAGGACGCTGCCTGCCGGCTCCCCCTGGACTGTGGCCTCGCGCTCCGGGCCCGAGCTGCGGGGGATCGCGGGCAGGCCGCGACTAGGTCCGGCCCAGGGAAGGCCACATCCCTCTCGGAGCGCCTAGCAACAGACACTGTCTTCGTGGGAACCGTGGGAAGCGTGGGAAGGCCTAAAAATGGCCCCCGCGTTGGAAATCGGCGTGGCCCTGCCGGGAAGAAGGCCCCAGAAACCTGTAGCACGGCGGGGAGGGGGCCGCAGGCCATAGCCGGTGGGAAGCTGAAGAAGGGGGCCACAGGCGAGAATGTCTCCGTCCCCGTGGTAGAGGAAAAGAAGGTGGAGAAGGATGCAGGGTCAGGGCCCCCGGCGACAGATGGCAGCATGGATACGCTGGAGACCGTCCAGCTGAAGCTGGAGACCATGAACGCCCAGGCAGACAGGGCCTACCTTCGGCTCTCGCGGAAGTTTGGGCAGTTGCGACTGCATCACTTAGAGCGCAGGAACCTCCTCATCCAGAATATCCCGGGCTTCTGGGGACAAGCTTTTCAGAACCACCCCCAGCTATCATCCTTTCTGAACAACCAAGACAAAGAGGTTCTCAGCTACCTGAACAGCTTGGAAGTGGAAGAGCTTGGCCTTGCCAGACTGGGCTACAAAATCAAGTTCTACTTTGGGCGCAACCCCTATTTCCAAAATAAGGTGCTCATCAAGGAATATGGGTGTGGGCCTTCGGGTCAGGTGGTGTCTCGTTCTACTCCAATCCAGTGGCTCCCAGGGCATGATCTCCAGTCCTTAAGCCAGGGGAACCCCGACAACAGCCGTAGCTTCTTTGGGTGGTTTTCAAACCACAGCTCCATTGAGTCTGACAAGATTGTGGAGATAATCAACGAAGAACTGTGGCCCAATCCCCTGCAGTACTACCTTATGAGTGAAGGGGCCCGTgcggagaaaggaaaggaaggcaggcaAGGTCCAGCAAGGCAGCCAGTGGAGACCCCAGAGCCTGGGGCAAACAAGTCCAACTGATCCCGCACTGGCCTCCCTACTACCTCCCATTGGACCTGTGCCTAGCTAACCACACGTGTTTGGCTGTCTGCCTTCTCTTCATATTGGCCTCTGCACTGTATTCCCTTTGGACTTCAGTTATAAGAATATGGTATCTATGATCATGTTCTTTAGCCTCCTTGTGGCCTTCTTGCTTTTTCACATTAGTGTTACATGTTAAATGATCTCAATCCTACTGTTTATATGTTCAGCGCACATGCTTCAAGTGTGTGCTGCCTTTGTCTACATTGCCTGGACCATGATCTTGGCTCTGGCCCTTCCTAGCTGTCTTTAACATGGACACTCGTGAGTCATCCTCCAAGAGGACCAGTGCATCCTCAAGCTCTGCTACTTCAAGGCCAGTGACTTGCTGAGCTTTGTGTTCATGCTGGCCCTGCGTGCCACCTAGGGCCAGTTTTTCTGTTGCCACTGCATAATGAAGCTAGCGCACATGTTATTGGCCATCAGCCAAAACTAATTGTTCCAAAGCTCTGGGGTCACCAGCCTAGTTGCCATCACCTGCTGGATCTCTGACTTTGGCCAGGCGCCTCTGCTGCCCTGCTGGATATGCAGAATAGCACTTGACTGCTAGGCATGGATGAGGTTAAGGGTGAGAAGCACTATGCCACGTGTTCTATACCATCCTgtgtctcttcctgcctctgggccCTTCTACTGTTGAACATTCATCAAGGTCTATACTGTGCCCCGTCACTGTCAGGCCACTGAGACTTCTCTGCGTTGCTATTGGCCCCAGTTGACCTCCGGGTCAGCGAAGACCTCAAGAACTGCCTGTGGACCCAGGCCCCCTGCCAGTGCATGAGACACACACCTTCCAGGAACCCTGCTGCCTACCAGACCGATGGGCGGGTGTGTGGACGTGTGCTCACTGTCATCGTTCCGTGGCTCCAGGTGAGGGTGGGGAATGGACCCACATGTAACCTAGGTACCTTTGTCAACTCCACTTATTCCTTCCTAGCACAGGACCAGAGTGCTATAGCGGGGTTGCTGGGGAAGTGATATTTCTTATCTGTGGGCCTGCGTCTGCTTCATCTTACTCCTCTATACCTTACTTGCCCTTCCttcattccctctcttccttccttcctcccttcctctcctgtccttttttcctccacttctccctcccttttttttttgtcgCAATATTACCACAgctcagaaagagaaaacaactgAGAAACCAGGGTTTTCTGCATACAGCTAGAGAGACAGGTGGGACTTGCTGTGCACACTCACGCACTGGGGAAACAGAGGGTAGAGGAAGCCAGAAGGCCAAGTTGGTCTGTGGTCAGACCTTGGCTCTGACTCCTGGGTTCACTGTATAATTCTcatgtttaaaattcttttcatggCTACACATGTGTTAGAATTATAAGCCCTAAGGCAGCAGTGTTGTGGACTAGTGTTTACTCCtgttccaactttttttttttttttttttgatgcccCTTAAGACCCAGTTAGCTCATagagtttcctcctctgtggtaGCCTCTGGCCGTCTGGCCCTCATTCCCCAGCTTTCTACTCTCAGCAGTCCTTTGCTCTCTTTATTTCTACCTTTAAATACCCTTAGGATAGGCTTCCATCTTGGGGCATGGGGACAGGGTGGGCAGAATCCATTCTGGATCTCCAGGGCTCATTTCCAGTGAGTATAAAAGCTGAGCTGGGCCCTCTTTCTCCTTTGCATGCCTAAGGGTGGAGGGGTAGGACTGTAACTACACATTCCTTCCCCCAATCTCCTTTTCCTTATGGGAGACCTCGTTCTGAGCTCTGCAAGGGCTGGGGAGGCCTTGATTCAAAATTTGTAGAGAGAGATTGCCAGGTGGGGGACTTGGAGCAAAAACAGGGCAGGAATGAGCCTGGTGTGGAAGGGCCTGGAGATGCTGGTAGAAATGGCTTGGGAAGCCTCAGGGAAAGTATACCTCTCTCTCAGTGAGGGCAAGGACAGGAAGGGGCATTCCCCAGAGTAAGGAGGGGAGAATTAAGGGGTCATGGGTCAATACAGTGCCTGGGTGAGGGTTGCCCACGGTTTTGTCCAATCATTAGTTCATCATTAGTGGATTTTATAAATCACATAAACAAATCCAAAGCAGAATAATGTTACTTTGGatgctttctcttttgttctaGGTGTGGCCTTGCGTATGTGGAAGATTGATGCTATATGCTGCTTATTTTGccataagtaaaatcttaccaCTTCCCCCATTTTTGCCTAATGGGACAATATAGCTGTAtaggtctgcttttttttttctttttctttttttttttttttttactttttgctctTTATTATGGACATTTTCAGACAAGCACAGAAATGGAGAGGATGGTACCTGGACCCTGTGTACCCGTCACCTAGCTACATCAATTATGATCAGCCTGgtatcttcctctctccacctgtATTGTTGATGGAAAATCCGACACTGTGCCAATTCAACCTTGACTACTTTGGGAGATCAGGACTCTCTTTTGGTGGTGATAGTGGTGGGCCGCACTATCATGATCACATCAGgtctgctttttgctttttgctctgaaTGTTAACTAATGAAGTTCCAGAAATGGGCCTTAGAAGTGAAAGTCTTCAGGATAAATAGGGAATCtcaaaaagagatgaaaagatgctcccatTCCCCTGTATCCacgaaaggagagagagattgttCTGTTGTAAATCTTTCAAAGACTGATAGAATAAGGTGCTTACCTGAGACCCTTCACCAGAATATCAGTCTTTTTTTGCCTGAAAAAGATGGAGGCTTGTGTGACTGTTAGAAATATCATCAGCTTGTCCTGGTTTCATAATATAACTGGTCTTGGAAGTATAATTTGGAAATTGTTTCTGTGTTCTGTGAAAATAACCTCCCAAAAGCAATCAGTTACTGGTTGTCTTGGTAATTTGACACCCTGGTAATAATGCAATTATTCCTTTGTTCCCAAACAGTATAAATAGTTGTAAGCTTGCATgcattatggaaaaataaaagcctgtatctctgttatattttttatttaaaaaaaagagttggaaggTGGAGCTGAGGCTGCATAGTTGAGGGGATGTATACGTTGGCCTCAAAGAGTGATTTGTAGGTCTAAGGCCCTGGTGTGACTAGCTACAGAACAATGATTCTCATGCCCTTAGCAGAAATTGAGACTCTGTGGTTCGTTCTGGGAGGAAGACAGGTCATTCTTGTTTTTAACGAGTTTTCCAGATGATTTTAGTGGAaatccagtgtttctcaaattttgaattttgaattgtgTGAGGAATCCTGTGAAACTATGAATTCCGATTCAGTAGTCCAGGGTGGAACCTGAGATTCTACATTTCTAACAAAATTTCAGGTGATGCCAGTGCTGGTGGTTTGTGAACTGTACT
Above is a genomic segment from Mustela lutreola isolate mMusLut2 chromosome 3, mMusLut2.pri, whole genome shotgun sequence containing:
- the TSPYL5 gene encoding testis-specific Y-encoded-like protein 5, encoding MSGRSRGRKSSRAKSRGKGRGKARVRAAPADAPRDPDPPQCQRLGEETQAAQVQAGAGWGGLETAAPAPSRRPGEDAACRLPLDCGLALRARAAGDRGQAATRSGPGKATSLSERLATDTVFVGTVGSVGRPKNGPRVGNRRGPAGKKAPETCSTAGRGPQAIAGGKLKKGATGENVSVPVVEEKKVEKDAGSGPPATDGSMDTLETVQLKLETMNAQADRAYLRLSRKFGQLRLHHLERRNLLIQNIPGFWGQAFQNHPQLSSFLNNQDKEVLSYLNSLEVEELGLARLGYKIKFYFGRNPYFQNKVLIKEYGCGPSGQVVSRSTPIQWLPGHDLQSLSQGNPDNSRSFFGWFSNHSSIESDKIVEIINEELWPNPLQYYLMSEGARAEKGKEGRQGPARQPVETPEPGANKSN